One stretch of Miscanthus floridulus cultivar M001 chromosome 18, ASM1932011v1, whole genome shotgun sequence DNA includes these proteins:
- the LOC136524263 gene encoding uncharacterized protein, producing MNQNNMYVTTSRCDDYPTSVKSQEAIKEMQSAPYQIFAGTNCSSDLSNTYRYKKGGYTELMMEQIRNSQEDNQTDWNTQQHEEMQGSLTKMILGNDRNENMRLEDLDGIFGPQTDWSISESRLSYEVHTDTTTSIADDDRSKIQQYHWQTDVFNNKDIDEVQHENQDDQPTMGENDLRIIAIEPTISDITSTVTDDNEDVNGSQELTEEEIEEFIKNEQVAASKGNNAPINSKYTPQLLMGFKSRDDAHHFFNFYAFLVGFQVAITHTTRTQSKKRNNENVKVFAANDGLYEDFEDIVNNSLTVEEFERLWKRMIEERNLQGNHYFSKMWEMRKRFIPVYYKNDFFPFVQTTSRSEATNVRFKDNVGPTYSIISFLKEYNRIVDTINRAERLEDSYSKQKRPKEFIFGYRIEQQAQ from the exons ATGAACCAGAATAATATGTATGTCACAACAAGTAGATGCGATGATTATCCAACATCAGTGAAGTCACAAGAAGCAATTAAGGAAATGCAGTCAGCTCCTTACCAAATATTTGCAGGCACAAATTGTTCCAGTGACCTTTCAAATACCTACAGATACAAAAAG GGAGGCTACACTGAACTTATGATGGAACAGATCAGGAACTCTCAGGAAGATAATCAGACTGACTGGAATACGCAG CAACATGAAGAGatgcaaggatcattaacaaagaTGATACTTGGAAATGACAGGAATGAG aATATGAGACTTGAAGATCTGGATGGAATCTTTGGACCACAAACTGACTGGTCAATATCAGAGTCAAGGCTATCATATGAGGTACATACAGACA caacAACAAGCATAGCTGATGATGATAGATCTAAAATTCAACAATACCATTGGCAAACTGATGTATTCAATAACAAGGACATTGATGAG GTGCAGCATGAAAATCAAGATGACCAACCAACAATGGGAGAAAATGACTTGAGGATCATAGCAATAGAACCAACAATTTCAGATATTACATCAACAGTAACAGATGATAATGAAGATGTAAATGGCAGCCAGGAACTGAcggaggaagagattgaagaattCATAAAAAATGAGCAGGTTGCAGCATCTAAAGGCAACAATGCACCAATCAACAGCAAGTACACCCCACAGTTATTGATGGGATTTAAGAGTAGGGATGATGCTCACCATTTCTTCAACTTCTATGCGTTCCTAGTCGGATTTCAAGTTGCCATAACACATACGACAAGAACTCAAAGTAAGAAGAGAAATAATGAG AATGTCAAGGTCTTtgcagcaaatgatggactataTGAAGACTTCGAAGATATAGTGAACAATAGTCTAACGGTGGAAGAATTTGAGCGACTTTGGAAGAGAATGATTGAGGAAAGAAACCTTCAAGGGAATCACTACTTTTCCAAGATGTGGGAAATGAGGAAAAGGTTTATCCCGGTCTACTACAAAAATGACTTCTTCCCTTTTGTACAGACCACATCCAGGAGTGAGGCAACAAATGTGAGGTTCAAAGACAATGTTGGGCCAACCTATAGTATCATCAGCTTTCTAAAAGAGTACAATCGGATTGTTGATACCATAAATCGAGCAGAAAGGCTAGAGGACAGCTATAGCAAGCAGAAAAGGCCAAAGGAATTTATATTCGGCTACAGAATAGAGCAGCAGGCACAATAG
- the LOC136524264 gene encoding polygalacturonase-like — protein MARINAYSLALLLFCYVLSGAAKAAYNVVGFGAKPDGRTDSSGAFASAWSAACRSREPATVHVPNGHFLLSRAAFTGPCSSRVTLQVDGTLVAPSGYTSGGDDGWIVFDHVDGLTMSGGTVDGRGEALWACKAAGHGGCPNGATSLKVLNSRDVVISGLTSVDSELYHVVIDGCECVTVQDIQIVAPGSSPNTDGIHVQASSQVTVTRTSIQTGDDCGQQPH, from the exons ATGGCTCGCATCAACGCTTATTCCCTAGCGCTGCTGCTCTTTTGCTACGTTTTGTCAGGTGCAGCTAAAGCGGCGTACAATGTTGTCGGTTTCGGAGCGAAGCCCGACGGCCGGACAGACTCGTCCGGCGCGTTCGCCAGTGCCTGGTCCGCCGCTTGCCGGTCACGGGAGCCGGCGACCGTGCACGTGCCGAACGGGCACTTCCTGCTCAGCCGTGCGGCCTTCACTGGCCCATGCTCCAGCAGGGTGACGCTTCAGGTCGATGGTACGCTTGTTGCGCCATCAGGCTACACCAGCGGCGGGGACGACGGCTGGATCGTGTTCGACCACGTCGACGGCCTCACCATGTCGGGCGGCACCGTCGACGGCCGCGGCGAGGCGCTGTGGGCGTGCAAGGCTGCCGGGCACGGCGGGTGCCCCAATGGAGCAACA TCGCTGAAGGTGCTGAACTCGAGGGACGTGGTGATCAGTGGCCTGACCTCGGTCGACAGCGAGCTGTACCACGTCGTGATCGACGGCTGTGAGTGCGTCACGGTGCAGGACATACAGATCGTCGCGCCGGGAAGCAGCCCCAACACGGACGGGATCCACGTGCAGGCCTCGTCCCAGGTCACGGTCACCCGGACCAGCATCCAGACCGGGGACGACTGCGGCCAGCAGCCACATTGA